A region from the Ptychodera flava strain L36383 chromosome 10, AS_Pfla_20210202, whole genome shotgun sequence genome encodes:
- the LOC139141482 gene encoding carbohydrate sulfotransferase 1-like — translation MSAFVTIFRVVKRNRIWPLCLLFVLLIALSVWKGLYPDVHQIKNYHGDDFFTSSNALLDSHNVDKSRGTRIMVFARKRSGSSVTGSYIGKNPDFFYFYEPGRIVSRHIAGIGGERFDFLEKIRPQLLSFLDGIYSCNFTGHKYFISDMNETPLYRNKGAYPLKAPLSIDNITQYCLSKKHIVTKVLRLYNLLLAAPLLRKYNIKVIHLVRDPRGLVKSREMFEATSKFTATEGELHLNDRLEGELVDYCRWMETNYLQALNAPSWLRTNYMLVRYEDIAARPEEVVPELYDFIGVSAKSS, via the coding sequence ATGTCAGCCTTTGTGACAATATTTCGAGTCGTGAAAAGGAACAGGATCTGGCCCCTGTGTCTCTTGTTTGTCCTGTTGATAGCACTTTCAGTGTGGAAGGGACTTTATCCCGACGTCcatcaaattaaaaattaccATGGCGACGACTTCTTTACATCATCGAATGCCCTTCTAGACAGTCATAACGTTGACAAATCCAGGGGCACAAGGATAATGGTTTTTGCACGCAAGCGTTCCGGGTCGAGTGTCACCGGTTCGTACATTGGGAAGAACCCTGACTTCTTTTATTTCTATGAGCCGGGACGGATCGTAAGCAGACATATTGCCGGAATTGGCGGCGAAAGATTCGACTTTCTGGAAAAGATTCGACCACAGCTTTTGAGCTTCTTGGATGGCATCTACTCGTGCAATTTCACGGGCCACAAATATTTCATCTCTGACATGAATGAGACGCCTCTTTATAGAAACAAAGGAGCGTATCCATTGAAAGCTCCATTGTCCATTGATAACATCACTCAATATTGCCTATCAAAGAAGCATATTGTCACAAAAGTACTACGTCTGTATAATCTGCTGCTCGCCGCGCCATTGTTGCGAAAGTATAACATCAAAGTGATCCACCTGGTTCGAGATCCTCGCGGATTGGTCAAATCTCGTGAGATGTTCGAGGCTACCTCCAAATTCACAGCGACGGAAGGGGAACTCCACCTAAATGACCGTCTTGAGGGAGAACTTGTCGATTATTGTCGGTGgatggaaacaaattatcttcaagcattgaacGCGCCATCGTGGTTGAGGACTAACTATATGCTTGTTCGGTATGAAGACATCGCAGCCCGCCCGGAGGAAGTTGTGCCCGAATTGTACGACTTTATAGGAGTATCAGCCAAAAGTTCATAA
- the LOC139141617 gene encoding carbohydrate sulfotransferase 3-like codes for MNETPLYRNKGAYPLKAVLSINDVTQYCLSKKHIVTKVLRLYNLLLATPLLQKHDVKVIHLVRDPRRLVKSREMFEATSKYTATEGELHLNDRLEGELVDYCRWMETNYLQALNAPSWFKTNYMLVLYEDIAARPEEVVPELYKFIRASAKSFIKNAIQTLSNLKPGNGEAWRNGVTFENVQKMQALKC; via the coding sequence ATGAATGAGACACCTCTCTATAGAAACAAAGGAGCCTATCCCTTGAAGGCTGTCTTGTCCATTAATGACGTGACTCAATATTGCCTGTCAAAGAAGCATATTGTCACAAAAGTACTGCGTCTGTATAATCTGCTACTTGCCACACCATTGCTGCAAAAGCATGATGTCAAAGTGATCCACCTGGTTCGAGATCCACGTAGATTGGTCAAATCTCGTGAGATGTTCGAAGCTACCTCCAAATATACAGCGACGGAAGGGGAACTCCACCTGAACGACCGCCTTGAAGGAGAACTTGTCGACTATTGTCGGTGGATGGAGACAAATTATCTTCAAGCACTGAACGCGCCATCGTGGTTTAAGACTAACTATATGCTTGTTCTGTATGAAGACATCGCAGCCCGCCCGGAGGAAGTTGTACCCGAATTGTACAAATTTATAAGAGCATCAGCCAAATCATTCATAAAGAACGCCATCCAaactttatcaaatttgaaaccAGGTAACGGGGAAGCTTGGAGGAATGGAGTTACGTTCGAAAACGTACAAAAGATGCAAGCACTGAAATGTTAA
- the LOC139141618 gene encoding carbohydrate sulfotransferase 3-like has translation MTLKRRDNQCNKETQSSDTMGTYEGEALSVWKGLYPDVHQIKNYYGDDFFTSSNALLDSHTVDKHRGTRIMVFARKRSGSSVTGSYIGKNPDFFYFYEPGRIVSRHIAGIGGERFDFLEKIRPQLLSFLDGIYSCNFTGHKYFISDMNETPLYRNKGAYPLKAPLSIDNITQYCLSKKHIVTKVLRLYNLLLAAPLLRKYNIKVIHLVRDPRGLVKSREMFEATSKFTATEGELHLNDRLEGELVDYCRWMETNYLQALNAPSWLRTNYMLVRYEDIAARPEEVVPKLYEFIGVSAKKFIKSAIQTISNSKPGNGEAWRNGVTFENVQKMQALCPERIWKMFGYRLVNSIEMLHDSNTSLVEDMPARDQSYFEEVYFNKVYET, from the exons ATGACTTTGAAGAGACGTGATAACCAGTGTAATAAAGAAACGCAATCGTCCGACACCATGGGAACTTATGAAG GTGAAG CACTTTCAGTGTGGAAGGGACTTTATCCCGACGTCCATCAAATCAAAAATTACTATGGCGACGACTTCTTTACATCATCGAATGCCCTTCTAGACAGTCATACCGTTGACAAACACAGGGGCACAAGGATAATGGTTTTTGCACGCAAGCGTTCCGGTTCGAGTGTCACCGGTTCGTACATTGGGAAGAACCCTGACTTCTTTTATTTCTATGAGCCGGGACGGATCGTAAGCAGACATATAGCCGGAATTGGCGGCGAAAGATTCGACTTTCTGGAAAAGATTCGACCACAGCTTTTGAGCTTCTTGGACGGCATCTACTCGTGCAATTTCACGGGccacaaatatttcatttctgacATGAATGAGACGCCTCTTTATAGAAACAAAGGAGCGTATCCATTGAAAGCTCCATTGTCCATTGATAACATCACTCAATATTGCCTATCAAAGAAGCATATTGTCACAAAAGTACTACGTCTGTATAATCTGCTGCTCGCCGCGCCATTGTTGCGAAAGTATAACATCAAAGTGATCCACCTGGTTCGAGATCCTCGCGGATTGGTCAAATCTCGTGAGATGTTCGAGGCTACCTCCAAATTCACAGCGACGGAAGGGGAACTCCACCTAAATGACCGTCTTGAGGGAGAACTTGTCGATTATTGTCGGTGgatggaaacaaattatcttCAAGCACTGAACGCGCCATCGTGGTTGAGGACTAACTATATGCTTGTTCGGTATGAAGACATCGCAGCCCGCCCGGAGGAAGTTGTGCCCAAATTGTACGAATTTATAGGAGTATCAGccaaaaaattcataaagagCGCCATCCAAACTATTTCCAATTCGAAACCAGGTAACGGGGAAGCTTGGAGGAATGGAGTTACGTTCGAAAACGTACAAAAGATGCAAGCACTGTGTCCCGAGAGGATCTGGAAAATGTTCGGTTATCGGCTCGTGAACAGCATTGAAATGTTACATGACAGTAATACTAGCTTAGTTGAAGACATGCCAGCTAGAGACCAGAGCTATTTCGAAGAAGTGTACTTCAACAAAGTATATGAGACATAA